From Acomys russatus chromosome 25, mAcoRus1.1, whole genome shotgun sequence, a single genomic window includes:
- the Mfap3 gene encoding microfibril-associated glycoprotein 3 yields MKLHHCLSILIVVTLVPAALVLEDVAPLGANQSSYNVSFLPSFELSAGAYSGDDVIIAKEGTNISLECLLTVDQYGDVHWYNSKGQQLHSRGGKWLVSDNFLNITNVAFDDRGLYTCTVTSPTRASYSVTLRVVFTSGDMSVYYMVVCLIAFTITLILNVTRLCLMSTHLRKTEKAINEFFRTEGAEKLQKAFEIAKRIPIITSAKTLELAKVTQFKTMEFARYIEELARSIPLPPLILNCRAFVEEMFEAVRVGDPDDMGERVKERPALDAQSGIYVINPELGRSNSPGGDSDDGSLSEQGQEIAVQVSVHLQSETKSIGTDSQDSSHFSPPDDPAPAEGSTHHRE; encoded by the exons ATGAAGCTGCATCATTGCCTGTCCATCTTAATTGTGGTCACTCTTGTGCCAGCTGCTCTGGTTTTGGAAGATGTGGCCCCACTGGGAGCAAATCAGAGTTCCTACAATGTATCATTTCTCCCGAGCTTTGAACTCTCAGCAGGAGCCTACTcaggtgatgatgtcatcatAGCCAAAGAGGGAACAAACATTTCCCTGGAGTGTCTTCTCACGGTGGATCAGTATGGAGATGTTCACTGGTACAACTCAAAAGGACAGCAGCTGCACAGCAGAG GTGGAAAATGGTTGGTTTCTGATAACTTCCTAAATATCACCAACGTAGCCTTTGATGACCGTGGGCTCTATACATGTACCGTCACCTCTCCGACTCGTGCCTCCTACTCGGTCACCCTCCGTGTGGTCTTCACCTCTGGAGACATGAGTGTCTACTATATGGTTGTCTGCCTGATCGCCTTCACAATCACACTCATCCTGAATGTCACTCGCCTGTGCCTGATGAGCACGCATCTCCGAAAGACTGAGAAGGCCATCAATGAATTCTTCAGAACTGAGGGGGCTGAAAAGCTCCAGAAGGCTTTTGAGATTGCCAAACGCATCCCCATCATCACCTCGGCCAAGACCCTGGAGctggccaaggtcacacagtttaAGACCATGGAGTTTGCCCGCTACATTGAAGAGCTGGCCAGAAGtatccctctcccacccctcatTCTGAACTGCCGAGCCTTTGTTGAGGAAATGTTTGAGGCTGTGCGAGTGGGTgaccctgatgacatgggagagAGAGTTAAGGAGAGGCCTGCGTTGGATGCTCAAAGTGGCATCTATGTAATTAACCCAGAGCTAGGGCGCAGTAACTCACCTGGTGGAGATTCAGATGATGGCTCTCTAAGTGAGCAAGGCCAAGAGATAGCAGTGCAGGTGTCTGTCCACCTTCAGTCAGAGACCAAAAGTATCGGGACAGATTCTCAAGACAGCAGTCATTTCAGCCCACCCGATGACCCTGCACCTGCAGAGGGCAGCACTCACCACAGAGAGTGA